One Cystobacter ferrugineus genomic window, GAGTACTTCGTCACCACCGGACGGGTGGACGCGGACGCCGCGCTTCAACTGCACCTGCCCGGGGACAAGACGGTGGGCGAGCTGCGCGTCATCCTCACGGACCTCACGGGCCTGCCGCGCTACTCCGTGGCCGCCGAACTGCGCCACCGCTTCCTGCCCGCGCTCTACGGTGTCCTCATGGGTGGCACGGTGTACTTCCCCCAGGCGGAGGGCCACCTGCTGCAGGGCTTCACCGCGGGTCTGGGCGTGGGGGTGGACTTCCAGCGCTGAGCGTGCCTCGGGGGGGCGGGGGGGGTGGAGTAGTCTGCTGGTGCTCTGATGCCTTGTCTCTCCGCCCTGTTCGCGCTGCTGCTGCTGTGTTGCTGCATTGGTGGCGCCTACCTCCTCGCCCTCGAGCTGGGGATTCGCCGCGGAGGGTGGGCCCGGGCTTGCGCCACGCTGGCGCTCGCGTATGGCCTGCTCATCGCCGCGTTCGAGCTGCTCCTGGGACTCGGTGTCTTCACCCTGGGGGCCGCCCTGCTGGTCTGGGTGCCGTTCACCGGGTTTCTGCTGGCTCGCGGGTGGGCGCGGGCGCGGATGGCCCTTCGCTGGGATGTGCGGCGGCTCCGGACGATGGGCCGCGCGATGTGGCGCGAGCAGATGCATGCGCCGCTGGCGCTGGGAGCGCTGCTCGTCGGCGCCCGGCTCCTGCGCGGGCTCGCCATCCCGCCGCTCGCCTGGGATTCGCTCACCTATCACCTGGTGAAGGCGGGCCGGTGGGTGCAGAGCGGGCGCGACGAGATCCTGCTCGCCCCCGATGCCTGGAGCTACTACCAGTACTTCCTCCCCTACGGCGACGCCCTGTGGGCCTGGGCCATGCTGCCCGATCATGGGGATGGGTTCCTCTCGCCGGCTGGTGGGCTCGTCTGGCTGAGCGCGCTGGTCGGCGCGTATGGCACGGCGAGGGGCCTGGGCGCGCTCTGGCGCATGGCCGTGCCCGCGGCACTGTCGACAGCGTTCATGCCCATCGTGATGGCGACCCTCACCGCCAGCTACGTGGACAACACGATCCTGGCGCTCTTCCTGTTGGCCATGGCGTTGCTGCTGGCGAGCCTGCGCCCGGGACGGCATGGCGAACGGGTGGCGGCGATGGCGGCCCTGGCGGTGCTCGCGGGCATCAAGCCCGGCGGCCTGCCCGTGTTCTGCCTCGGCGGCGCGCTGGTCTGCTGGGGCGTGTTCCAGGCATGGCGCTCGCGCCAGGCGCCTCGTTTCCACGCGGGGCTGGTGATGTTGGCGCTGCTGCTCGGGGCGCTGCCCTATCTGAGGGCCTGGGTGCTCCACGGCTCCCCATTCTTCCCCTGGCCGTTGACGTTGGCGGGGATTCGCCTGTCCGAGGGCAGCCCGGCGCTGGCCGGCCTCGAGTCGGGAGCACTGTTGAACACCACGCCCCTCGATGTGTCGGAGTTGGCGATGGCGCTCCTGTTCTCCCGGTTCCTGGCGGGGACGGATCACCTGGGACTGGGTCACGCGCTGCTGCTGGCGCCCGTGGGCCTGCTGGCCGCGGTGCGGACCTCGCGCCGGTGGGGTGCACGCTCGTTGCTGGTGCTCGTCTGCGGTGCGAGCACGCTGCTCGGCTCGATGAGCCGGCAGCTCTGGACGGCCTGGGGGTCCACCTCGTCCCGCTTCGTGTTGTGCATGCTGGCCACGTGCCTGCTGCTCGCCGCCCTCCTGGAGGAGGAGTGGGTGCGGCTTCTGCTCTGGGGGTGTTTCCTGCTGGAGCTGGTGCTCGGGCTGCCGTGCGGCTGGGCATGGGTGGATGCGCGCGGGGTGCTCCTGGTGCTACCGGCCGTGCTGGTGACACTGGGCGGCGCCGCCGCTCTGGTGGCGTGGGGCCTGCGCCGGCACTGGCTCCTCCCCGGCCTGCTCGCGGCGGTCATCCTGCTCGGGGGTGGCTGGGAGGCCATCGCCGCCGTCCGCGCGGCGCTGCGCTACGAGGTCTATGCCTCCGCTGCGAAGGGGGAGTCCTACGAACTTCACGCGCTCTTCTACCCGGGCCGCACGGCCCTCCCCGTGTGGAAGGCGCTGGATGGGGAGACGCCCCTGCGGCTCGCGGTCACGGCGGGATGGGAGATCTCCGGACACAACTGGTACTGGTACCCGTTGATGGGCAGCCGGCTGCAGAACACGCTCACCTACGTGCCCATCTCGCCGGATGGCGTGGTGAGGGACTACGCCTTGAAGGACACGTTCGCCCAGGCGGACTTCCCGGCGTGGCTGCGGCGGGTGCGCGAGGCGCGGGTGGACTACGTGGTGACGCTGGCCCCCGCGCCCATCGAGGCGCGGTGGATGGCAGAACACCCGGAGCTCTTCCAGCCCGCCTTCGGCGACGCGAAGCGCGACAACGTGGCCTGGCGCGTACTGCCCGTGGCCGCCGCGGACGGACGCGACGCGCGCTAACGGCCGAACAGGCCCTTGCGCTTGCGCGGCGCGAGCTCTTCCTGCGACATGCGCGACAGCCGCTGGCCGAGGATGCGGCTCATCTCCAGGGCGATGACGGGGTTGGCCATCACCACGCCGCGGAAGTCCTCGCGGCCCACGCTCGCCAGCTCGCACACGCTGGCCGCCGTGGCATGGGTGGCCCGGGGCTCGCCGGTGAGCAGGGCCAGCTCTCCGAAGAAGCCCCCGGGCTTCACCACCTCCACGAGCTTGTTGCCCTCGCCCACGAGGTTCACCTGCCCGGAGACGACGACGAAGAAGGTCTCTCCCGCGTCCCCCTTCTTGAAGATGGGCTCTCCGGCCTCCTTGCGCAGGTACTCGGCGCCGTGCGCCAGCTTGAGCACCTCCTCGGTGCCCAGCGGCGCGAGGAAGTCCACCCGGCGCAGCATGTCCGCCAGCGGCGCGTCCAGCGTGTTCTGGGGCTCGAGCGTGAGGCACTCCACCGCGCGGGCCAGCTCGGCGCGGCGCGCCACGAGGATGAGGGTGTGGCCCGCGCGCAGCACCGTGTTGCCGTCCGGCAGGGTGATGCGCCCTTCCGGATCCACCATGCCGATGAAGACGCACTCGCGGGGGAAGTCCGCCTGGGCGCGCACCTGGGCCACCGTGCGCCCGGCCACCACCGCCCGGGTGTTCACCTTGAGCTCGAAGAGGATGGCGTCCCCGGCGGCCAGCGGCAGCGAGCCCGCCACCTGGGGAAAGTCGATGGCGGTCGCCATCTTCGTGACCACCACCTCGGCCTCCTCCACCAGCTCGCCCACCCCGGAGAGCCGGTAGGCCTCGCGGTAGCGGCTGTCCAGCATGCGCACCATGACGCGCGCCGGGCTCACCGCGCGCACCAGCGTGGCGAACGCCAGGTTCTCCGAGTCGCGCGCCAGCACCCCGGCCGCGATGTCCGCGTTGATGATGCCCGTGGACTCGAGCACCCGCGGATCCGTGGCGTCCCCGCACACCGTCACCACGCCAATGTCCTCGAACAGGCGGTGACAGGTCGCGGCGTCCCGGTCCACCACCGTCACCTGGTGCTGTTCGTTCACGAGCCGCGCCGCCAGCGCGCCCCCCACCCGGCCTCCCCCCGCGATGACCACCTTCATGACGTCTTCCTCCCACCGCCCGGATGGGTATCGGGCACATCCGACAACACGTGCTCCAGCTCCAGGGTGCGTGCGTCCAGCCGCGCGAGCTGCGCTTCCGCCGTCGCCTCGGGAATGAGCCCCGCGAGCCGCGCGGACAGCAGCGCCGTGCGCTCGGCATCCACCAGGTGCCGGCGCGTCGTCAACACCAGCCGCGCCGCCTGGGCCAGGTGCTGCTCGCTCAGCCGGCGCAGCTCCCGCTCGGCGTTGGCGATGCCCACCTGGTAGTCGCTGCGCAGGTGCTCGTAGGCCGAGCGGGGGATGAGCCCCTGGTCATGCAGCCGCTCCAACTCCTGACGCGCGGCGCGGCTGGCGATGAGGCGCGCCTGCTGCTCGCTCACCGCGTGGTCCACCGGATCCTCGCGGATGAGTCCCAGGCTTCGCAGGAAGCCGGTGAGCGTCAGCCCCTGGACCACGAGCGACAGGAAGGTGACGCCGAAGGCGATGGACACCATCTCCTCGCGCGCGGGCGTGCCCTCGGGCAGGCCGAGCGCGAGGCCGATGGACAGCGCGCCCTTGATGTTGCCGAAGATGAAGACGTGCTGCCAGCGCAGGGGGACGGTGGCGGAGGGGCGCAGCCAGCGCAAGAGCAGGAAGGGCCCGTAGATGGCCACCGCGCGCCCGGCGAAGACACACGCCACCGCGAGCAGGGTGAGCGGCAGGTGGCGCACCAGCGCCCCGGGCTTCGTGGCGAGCCCCACCGACAGGAAGAGGAAGGTGTTCACCCCGAAGGTGACGTACTCCCAGAAGGTGTGGATGGCCACCTGGCTCTGGGGGGCCACGTGCCGGCGCAGGGTGATGCCCGTCGTCAGTCCGGCCGTCACCGCGGCGATGGCGCCCGACAGGTGCACCTGCTCGCCAATGGTGTACGCGCTCAGCGCGAGCGCCGTGGTGACCATGATCTCCGCGAGCGGATCCCTCGTGCGGCGGATGATGAAGCCCGCCCCCGTGCCCAGCGCCAGCCCGATGGCGATTCCCCCGACCGTGGCGAGCACCACCTGGGCGCTCAAGAGCGGCAGGGAGAAGGACGTCTCACCCCGCGTCACCACTCTGGCAATGGCCGCGTAGGCCACGAGCGCGGTGCCGTCATTGAAGAGGCTCTCGCCCTGCATGATGCCCGACAGGCGCCGGGGCACGGCCACGCGGCGGAAGGCGTAGAGGATGGAGACGGTGTCGGTGACGGAGAGCATGGCGCCGAGCAGCAGCGCCGGCCCCCAGTTCAGCCCCAGCGCGTAGTGCAGCGCCGTGCCGGTGGCGGTGATGGCCAGCACCATGCCCAGGCTCGCCAGCGTGGCGATGGGCACCAGGTTGGCGCGCACGTTGGCCACGTCCGCGGTGATGCCCCCCTCGAAGAGCAGCAGCGGCAGGCAGATGAGGAAGACGAACTCCGGGTCGAGCGGAGGAAGGCCGGGCAGCAGGCCCGCCACGGAGATGAACAGACCCCCCACGACCAGCGCCACGCTGTAGGGGATGCTCACGCGCTTGGCGGCGATCGCGAGGATACTGGCGGCCACCATCAGGCCGATGAGCAGGGACATCTCGAAGTGCACGCGGGGGCGAGACTCGCAGATACACCCGGCCCCTGCCTAGACACAGGGTGCACCGCCCGCGGCATTTCCCGTGAATCCGGGTGCCCTCCCCGACGGGCCGACTTGATTCTCCGGGTGAGGGTAGACATATTACGGACATAATCCAAAGGAGCCGGGCCATGACCACCAGCTATGTCATCGACGCCGCACGCACCCCGCGAGGACGGGGCAAGGCGGGCAAGGGAGCGCTCTCGGGCATCCATCCGCAGGAGTTGTTCGCGCAGGTGTTGAACGCGCTCCAGGGGCGCGGGCGCTTCGAGGCGCGCGAGGTGGATGACGTGATGGTCGGGTGTGTCTCCCAGGTGGGAGAGCAGGGCGCCAACCTGGCGCGCAACGCGGTGCTCACCGCGGGCTGGCCCCAGCAGGTGTCGGCGGTGTCGCTCAACCGCTTCTGCGCGTCGGGGCTGCAGGCGATCCACTTCGGGGCCATGGGCGTGGCCTCGGGCGCGATGGACCTGGCCGTCGCCGGAGGCGTGGAGAGCATGTCGCGCGTCCCCATGGGCGCGGACGGCGGTGGCCAGGACGGCAACAACCCGCACCTGCGCGAGCGCCTGTTCCAGGTGCCCCAGGGCATCAGCGCCGACCTCATCGCCACGCTCGAGGGGTTCTCACGCGAGGAACTCGACGCCGTGGCGCTGCGCTCCCAGCGCAACGCGGCGCGTGCCATCGAGGAGGGCCGCTTCGCCAGGTCGCTCTTCGCCGTGAAGGAGCCAGGCACCGGAGCGGTGGTGCTCGAGCGGGACGAGTTCCCCCGGCCAGACACCACGGCCGAGGGGCTCGCAGCGCTCAAGCCCTCCTTCGTGGCGATGGGGGAGTCGGTCGCGGGGCACCGGGGCGAGACGCTCGATCAGCTCGCGCTCGCGGCCTACCCGCGGGCAAAGGCCATCCAGCACGTGCACACCGCGGGCAACTCGAGCGGCATCGTCGATGGCGCCGCCGCGGTGGTGCTCGCCTCGGAGCGCTACGTCCGGGAGCGGGGCATCCGGCCGCGCGCCCGCATTCGCGCCATGGCGACCGTGGGCACCGAGCCGGTGCTGATGCTCACGGGACCCGCGCCGGCGAGCCAGAAGGCGCTGCGCCTGGCGGGCATGAAGGCGAGCGACATCGACCTGTGGGAAATCAACGAGGCCTTCGCGGGCGTGGTGCTGCAGACCCTCCGCGCGCTGGGCATCGAGCCCGAGCGCGTGAACGTCAACGGGGGCGCCATCGCGCTCGGTCATCCGCTCGGCGCGACCGGCGCGATGTTGCTGGGCACGGCGCTCGATGAACTGGAGCGTAGCGGCAAGCAGACCGCGCTCATTACCATGTGCGTGGGAGGCGGTCAGGGGATCGCCACCATCATCGAGCGGCTCTGAGCCGTCGCGGCGGAGCGAGGTTCCTTCATGAACCAGAAGGCGGAACAGAAGCAGAAGTCGCGTGAAGCCATCCTCGCGTCGGCGGCGGCGCTCCTGCGTGAGCGGGGCATCAAGGCCAGCTCGGTGATGGATGTCATGAAGGGCGCCGGGCTCACCGTCGGCGGCTTCTATGGCCACTTCGAGTCCAAGGAACATCTCTTCACCGAGACCATCCAGAGCACGGCGAGCACGATGTGGAACCGGCTGCTGGGCTCGGCCAAGGGTGATTCGCCTCGGGAGCGGGTGCTGAGCGTGGTCGACCGCTACCTGTCACGCCAGCATCGCGACCATCCGGACATGGGGTGTGTGATGCCCAGCGTCGCCCCGGAAGTGGCGAGGGAGGGGGAGCCCTATCGCGGCGCGCTCGAGAAGGAGCTGTCCCATTATGTCCGCTCGCTCGCCGACCTCCTGGGGGAAGGGGCCGAGCGCCGGCAGCAGGCGCTCGGGTTGATCGCGCTCATGTACGGCGCGCTCTCGTTGTCGAGAGCGGTGGGCGGCACGCCCCTCAGTGACGACATTCTCCGGGCCGCGAGGAAGTTCGTTGAGCGCTCACTTGGCTCCGACGCCCCGTGACTGGACGCATGGCGTCATGTCGGGGGCCTTCCTGGTGACATCACTCATCAGGAGAAGAGGCAAGTGGTGACGACTGTCACCGGGAGCCCGAGGCGCGAGGACTCAGTTCTCGATAATGATGTTGGGACTTTGTGAGGAACCGAGAGGTTCCGGGGGCGCTGGCACGAGGACTGCTTGAGGGGAGCGTGGGTGGCACTGGCAGATGCCGCTCCTTTTCTGACGACCCCGAGACCTCGCGCCATGTCCATTTCCCGCCTTCCCTCCTCGTCCTCCTATCGGCTCCCCCCGCGGTCTTCCATCGCTCCCGCCGAGACGAAGTACGCCGACGCCCCCGCGTCGGGGCAGCAGCCGAACATCGATGAGCTGATGAAGCTGTTGCAGGAGCTCATCAAGGCGCTGACCCAGGATGGCTTCGATCCCTCGCAGAAGAAGGGGGCGGGTGGCGGCGGTGGCGGGATCCCGGGCGGTGGTGGTGGTGGCGGTGGCGGTGTCCCCCAGGTGGGTGGGCCGAGCGCGCTGGGTGAGGGAGGGCCGACGGATCTGGGGTTCGATTCGCCCCCCGGGCAACAGGGCCCCTCGTTCAATGGTTCGGCCAATGCGGACGCGGTGGCCCAGCAGATCGCCCAGGACGCGACGAGCTGGAACTACGACAACTCGCCCGGCAAGTCGTTCGATGACGCGGTGGGCAACGAGAACTCCTTCGATGGTTCCAAGTCCGGCATCTGCACGGACATGGCGCTCGAGGCGGCGCAGCGCTTCGAGGCGGCGGGCATCGATGCCCGCGTCGTGGGTGGAGAGACGAACAAGGGCAATCACGCCTGGGTCGAGTACAAGGACGAGAACGGCCAGTGGAAGCGGTTCGATCCCACGGCGGCGGCCTGCACCAAGGACGCGAGCCAGGCCATCAACACCGACAACAATGTCTACAACTACGGCAACATCATCGCGACCTACGATGATGTGCCCGCCGAGGTGCCTTCGATCTGAGCAGGGGTCCCTTCGGGTCTCCCCGCTTCACCGGGAGCCGCGTGCGTGCAGGGCGTGGAACCACGCGGCATAGGGCGTGTTCTCCACCCGGTGGCGGTTGAAGTCCGGAGCGCCATCCTTCCACCATGGCGGGCCCCGTTCTCCCAGCGCCACCTTGGCCTTGTGGACGCGGGCGCGTGCCTGGCGCTCTGCCTCCGAGTCCTCCGCGCGTAGGGCCCGGCCCACGTCCCGCCGCGCATGCATGAGCGCCTCCACCAGGAGCGCGCGCTGCCGGGGCCCGAGTCCCGGATCCGAGCACCGCCACAGCACGCCCTTCATCACGAAGTAGCGCGCATCCGGGGTGGTGGGCGGCTTCTCCTTTGGCTCGCCTTTCATGGCTCAGCGGTCGAAGTAGAGCTGGTATTCCACGGGGCGAGGCCCTCCTCGAAGGTGCCCTCGTGCAGCTCGTGGAGCGGGACGGTGAAGTGGCGCCAGCGGCCGATGAAGTCGATGAAGCGCAGGCTCACCATCTGCGCGCCATGCTCCTTGGCGAACGACATCACGTCCTGGGCGGTCTGGACCATGCGCTCCGAGGCCTTTCCGGGGGATGGATTGCCCGTGCTTCCCGACACTACGCAGGCCTTATACCGGGAAGCACACGGCTTTTGACGTGCCGCGCCCACTGAACTGCCGCACCTGCGGAGCCGAGGGTGTTTTCCCGACCATGGGCCGCTTTCCGGTCCTACCGAAGAACCCGGTGGCTGGAGTGGATTGCCGGAGGCATTCGTTGCCAGAGGAACACGACTTTGAAGCCTCTCCGCCAGTTCGTCTGCGCTCAGCGCCGTCGCCATCGCGCGATGGCCTGATGCTGGCGGCGAATGGGCCAATCAGGTCGAAAACCGACTGTTTTTCCTGAACGAATGTCCATTTCCAGCGCTGCACGGGCTCGCGCATCGAACGAGCTGAGTGGGTGTGCTAGTTCTTCGATGCACGAGTCCAGGCTGTGTGGTTGGCCAAATCGCAGTCGCGACTTTCCTTCCAGCCGGGTGCGATGCTCCATCCACCAAGTGCTCCATACGGTGGCATCAAGGCTCGGGCGTGTCACTTCCCGCCAGGCTTGCTCCTCTCCATCTGCACTTTCGGAGTCTTCCTCGAAGAGCCGGACCTTCTCTGTGAGGCCTGCTCCGGTCATGAGGGATAGCGCACTGGCCGCAGCTTCTTTTATTGCGGTCTTGTTGTGGCTCAGGTGTTCGATGAGCAGTGGTATGGACGCGGGCACTCCGAGGGTGCCGAGAGCCTCAAGTGATGCCTGCATCAAATCTGGCCGCGGACAGAGTTGGCGCAGCAAGCCGAAGTCCTGGGCATCCCCGGCCATGCCAAGAAGCCAGGGAATTCTTGGTGAGAGATTTCTCGTGAGCTGAGCGGCCTGACGGCAGGCGTGCAATGCACGGGATGACCCGAGTCTCAGTGCCGCGAGAGCCCATATATCCAGTTCCTCCACACTTGACAGAGTCAACCTACTCTCAATCATGGGAAGCGCTGGTCGGTGGCCCAAGTCAGAGAGTGCGAGCGCCGCAGCAGCACGAACCTCCAGCACATCATCATCGAGTAAAGGCAGGATCGGCCCGGCCTCAATCTCGTGACGATGCCCGAGAATGAGCGCGGTGGCAGCCCGGACTTCCGGACGTGCTGCGGACAGCAACGCCACGAGCCTCTCGGAGAGTTGTGGGTGACGTACCAGAGTGAGGGCCTCGGTGAAGCACGGCAGGAGCGATGCATCGGTCTCCGCCATGCGCGTCATCATCTCCGCGATACCATTCTCGGCAAGAACGATGGCAAAAACGCCCGCAGTGAGTTCGTCCGATGCCTCACTGGTGAGTGCCTCTCGTGCACATGCGGCTGCCACGTCGCCCCCCGCTTGCATCGCTTCGGAGTGGCAGAAGATACGCTCTTCCAGGGATTCAATGTCGGGCCACTTCACCTCGGGGTCGTGCAGGTAGCGTTGGCGCTGTGCGAGCAGGAAGGTCAACTCCGACAAGTGCTCTTCCTGGAACTCACGAAGGAAATCCGGGGCAGAGGGATGTTCCAGTAGTGAGCGGGCCATTGGCTACTCCTGAATGAACTGGATGGTTGAAGTAAAAGCAATTGGATTCACCGGAGCCGGACGAGCCCCAGATTGTCCTTGAGGATCTCCGCAAGCCGATCAACTTCTCTCTGATTCGAGGCGGCAATCTCGAAACTGGGCAGAAATCCAGGAGCCTCATAAGCGTCAATGACCGCATCCCCCCGCTCGTATGACGGAGACCACTCCGCCCCGAATGGAAGCCGCTCGAACCCCAGCTTGAGACAGATGTCTTTCAGTAACTGTAAGCCCTTCCCCTCGAAACGGTCCGTCCAGCCAGTGGTTGCATATAGACTCGCACGGCAGGGAAGCAACGGCATCCGGATGGACGTCAGGGCCGCACTGAAGAGCGCATCGCTCAAGGAAGCATGTTTCAGGCGCGCCCGTGCCGGGAAGTCCAAAGCCGGTTCTCCTCGAATGACAGCAGGATTGTTTGCTGACTCGCGACAGTCCAGGAATAGATCTGAGCCCTGAGGCCCCGTGTCTATCGCGAAGAGTACGTATTCCCGATAAGGTGGGTGCCAGCGCTCCTCCGTGTAGTACTCGAGGAGGGATTCAATGGTAGGATCCATGACTCCCTCATAAAAGATGAGCTTACCCACGCTTTGTCCCATGCATTCCAGGAATCCACGATGCACCGACGGAAGAGGGCGAGCGAGGATGCTCTCGAGTTGCTCAATCTGCTCTCTACTGGCTCCACCAATCGCATTGGTGAACTCTGGGTCATATCTGCTAATGTATTCCAATAAGGCACGTATGTGCTCTTTCATGATGGGACTCCTGCTCGAATCGGATGGTATTTTCTTGTACGACCGGTCTCAAGCGGATTGCGGCTCGGCGCAGAGCATCTTTGGAAGGGTCACCTTGCAAGTGTCGCAAGATTCGACGGAGTGGTTGTGGATGTATTTGTTGTGATTAGGCCCACCACACCATGCTTCCGTCATCGCGACGGGGGTGCAACCACTTTTCGCCGCTTGCTGGAGGAGCTTCTGTGCCGCGCAGTTTCCAGGCTCATTGCCAGCGTTCTTTCTTTCGACACTGATGGGTTTGCTGCTGGGGAGATTGACGAAGCTCTCCGGAAAGGCGCACGGCTTGAGTCCGGTGGCAAGAGCCACGGCTTCCCATCCGTCCAGGGGCTGAGACGCGGCCGGATTTCTGGGTTGACCTGACACGGCGGCGTAGGTGTCCTGATGCGGTGGCGGCCCAGGGCAGTCTGTAATCAAAATGCCCACCATCTTTCCGTTCTTGTTGCCGGGCTTCTGAACTCCCTGGCCGTAGCCTGATTCAAGATCCGCGATCAACTTCGCGGTCTTGTTACGGCTCTCCTCCGTCTGGGGAATATCGAACGACGGGTGTTCGTCCATTGGCTTTCCGCAGTGCGGGCATGGCTCCTTGGTGTTCGGGTAGCTCCCCATGTACCCACCGCCGAGCTGAGGCTGCCCGCCGGTGTTATCCGCATTGCCGTTGTGTCGGCAGATGTCCAGGAACCGGACTACTCCCTTGCCCTCCACCTTGACATCAAGGCTGGAACTGGCCCAACTCATCTTTCCCTTCGTCTTAGCCGAGATGAGGCCACCCCCAGCCGTGCCTGGCTCGTCACCCATGCTGGTACTCAAGTAGGAGTTGGCCAGAGCGACCGGGTGACCCTCGATCTCGACACTGGTGGAGCCATTGGAGAGGTCGCTGTTCTTCGCCACGTTGACGTATGGTACTGGTACTGGACCGCCCGGACCTGGCGTTTTGCACACGTCC contains:
- a CDS encoding NAD-binding protein, coding for MKVVIAGGGRVGGALAARLVNEQHQVTVVDRDAATCHRLFEDIGVVTVCGDATDPRVLESTGIINADIAAGVLARDSENLAFATLVRAVSPARVMVRMLDSRYREAYRLSGVGELVEEAEVVVTKMATAIDFPQVAGSLPLAAGDAILFELKVNTRAVVAGRTVAQVRAQADFPRECVFIGMVDPEGRITLPDGNTVLRAGHTLILVARRAELARAVECLTLEPQNTLDAPLADMLRRVDFLAPLGTEEVLKLAHGAEYLRKEAGEPIFKKGDAGETFFVVVSGQVNLVGEGNKLVEVVKPGGFFGELALLTGEPRATHATAASVCELASVGREDFRGVVMANPVIALEMSRILGQRLSRMSQEELAPRKRKGLFGR
- a CDS encoding cation:proton antiporter encodes the protein MHFEMSLLIGLMVAASILAIAAKRVSIPYSVALVVGGLFISVAGLLPGLPPLDPEFVFLICLPLLLFEGGITADVANVRANLVPIATLASLGMVLAITATGTALHYALGLNWGPALLLGAMLSVTDTVSILYAFRRVAVPRRLSGIMQGESLFNDGTALVAYAAIARVVTRGETSFSLPLLSAQVVLATVGGIAIGLALGTGAGFIIRRTRDPLAEIMVTTALALSAYTIGEQVHLSGAIAAVTAGLTTGITLRRHVAPQSQVAIHTFWEYVTFGVNTFLFLSVGLATKPGALVRHLPLTLLAVACVFAGRAVAIYGPFLLLRWLRPSATVPLRWQHVFIFGNIKGALSIGLALGLPEGTPAREEMVSIAFGVTFLSLVVQGLTLTGFLRSLGLIREDPVDHAVSEQQARLIASRAARQELERLHDQGLIPRSAYEHLRSDYQVGIANAERELRRLSEQHLAQAARLVLTTRRHLVDAERTALLSARLAGLIPEATAEAQLARLDARTLELEHVLSDVPDTHPGGGRKTS
- a CDS encoding acetyl-CoA C-acetyltransferase produces the protein MTTSYVIDAARTPRGRGKAGKGALSGIHPQELFAQVLNALQGRGRFEAREVDDVMVGCVSQVGEQGANLARNAVLTAGWPQQVSAVSLNRFCASGLQAIHFGAMGVASGAMDLAVAGGVESMSRVPMGADGGGQDGNNPHLRERLFQVPQGISADLIATLEGFSREELDAVALRSQRNAARAIEEGRFARSLFAVKEPGTGAVVLERDEFPRPDTTAEGLAALKPSFVAMGESVAGHRGETLDQLALAAYPRAKAIQHVHTAGNSSGIVDGAAAVVLASERYVRERGIRPRARIRAMATVGTEPVLMLTGPAPASQKALRLAGMKASDIDLWEINEAFAGVVLQTLRALGIEPERVNVNGGAIALGHPLGATGAMLLGTALDELERSGKQTALITMCVGGGQGIATIIERL
- a CDS encoding TetR/AcrR family transcriptional regulator; the protein is MNQKAEQKQKSREAILASAAALLRERGIKASSVMDVMKGAGLTVGGFYGHFESKEHLFTETIQSTASTMWNRLLGSAKGDSPRERVLSVVDRYLSRQHRDHPDMGCVMPSVAPEVAREGEPYRGALEKELSHYVRSLADLLGEGAERRQQALGLIALMYGALSLSRAVGGTPLSDDILRAARKFVERSLGSDAP
- a CDS encoding transglutaminase-like domain-containing protein, which encodes MSISRLPSSSSYRLPPRSSIAPAETKYADAPASGQQPNIDELMKLLQELIKALTQDGFDPSQKKGAGGGGGGIPGGGGGGGGGVPQVGGPSALGEGGPTDLGFDSPPGQQGPSFNGSANADAVAQQIAQDATSWNYDNSPGKSFDDAVGNENSFDGSKSGICTDMALEAAQRFEAAGIDARVVGGETNKGNHAWVEYKDENGQWKRFDPTAAACTKDASQAINTDNNVYNYGNIIATYDDVPAEVPSI
- a CDS encoding glutamine synthetase, producing the protein MVQTAQDVMSFAKEHGAQMVSLRFIDFIGRWRHFTVPLHELHEGTFEEGLAPWNTSSTSTAEP
- a CDS encoding HEAT repeat domain-containing protein, whose protein sequence is MARSLLEHPSAPDFLREFQEEHLSELTFLLAQRQRYLHDPEVKWPDIESLEERIFCHSEAMQAGGDVAAACAREALTSEASDELTAGVFAIVLAENGIAEMMTRMAETDASLLPCFTEALTLVRHPQLSERLVALLSAARPEVRAATALILGHRHEIEAGPILPLLDDDVLEVRAAAALALSDLGHRPALPMIESRLTLSSVEELDIWALAALRLGSSRALHACRQAAQLTRNLSPRIPWLLGMAGDAQDFGLLRQLCPRPDLMQASLEALGTLGVPASIPLLIEHLSHNKTAIKEAAASALSLMTGAGLTEKVRLFEEDSESADGEEQAWREVTRPSLDATVWSTWWMEHRTRLEGKSRLRFGQPHSLDSCIEELAHPLSSFDARARAALEMDIRSGKTVGFRPDWPIRRQHQAIARWRRR
- a CDS encoding SMI1/KNR4 family protein; translated protein: MKEHIRALLEYISRYDPEFTNAIGGASREQIEQLESILARPLPSVHRGFLECMGQSVGKLIFYEGVMDPTIESLLEYYTEERWHPPYREYVLFAIDTGPQGSDLFLDCRESANNPAVIRGEPALDFPARARLKHASLSDALFSAALTSIRMPLLPCRASLYATTGWTDRFEGKGLQLLKDICLKLGFERLPFGAEWSPSYERGDAVIDAYEAPGFLPSFEIAASNQREVDRLAEILKDNLGLVRLR
- a CDS encoding DUF4150 domain-containing protein, with translation MKTFANGRSVVHQGDGLTNTCPAPDVCKTPGPGGPVPVPYVNVAKNSDLSNGSTSVEIEGHPVALANSYLSTSMGDEPGTAGGGLISAKTKGKMSWASSSLDVKVEGKGVVRFLDICRHNGNADNTGGQPQLGGGYMGSYPNTKEPCPHCGKPMDEHPSFDIPQTEESRNKTAKLIADLESGYGQGVQKPGNKNGKMVGILITDCPGPPPHQDTYAAVSGQPRNPAASQPLDGWEAVALATGLKPCAFPESFVNLPSSKPISVERKNAGNEPGNCAAQKLLQQAAKSGCTPVAMTEAWCGGPNHNKYIHNHSVESCDTCKVTLPKMLCAEPQSA